In Brevibacterium pigmentatum, the sequence CCTCGGCGCGGACATCATCATTGGAAGCCAGCTGCTGCTCGACCCAGTTCACGATCTGCGGGTTGAGAGCCTGCGGGCGGGAGGTTCCGGGAATGATGGCAATGTTGAGCATATGCATCCTCAATTCGTTGAGCGGTGTCCGCCGGCCGGGCGGCCGTGGCGGTCGAGTTCACGGGGCAGAGCCTGCGATCTCGGCATGCCGAATCGCCTGCAGCTCCGCACTGACCAACATGGTTGAACGCTCAATCATTCCCCACATTCGAGTGACCCTGGTCACTGATCAGCGCAAGGTGAGGTCACTGTCCAGCCACTGGTCGATCACTGTCCTGATGACGAGATCCGATGGAATCCGCATTCGGTCGCAACGGACGCTGAACACGGTGATACCGTAATTCCCCGCGAAATCAGGCCCGCAGAGACCACCGGTCGTGTATGGTCGTTGGGCAAGTGAAAGACTGTTCGTTAAAAAGTCGGCTTCAACGAAAAACTAGGCAAGGAGTCCGGTCATCGTGCGCTCAACCAACGGCCGCAACAACATTCTCCGCTCGGCCCGTGACACTTTCGCGGACAAAGGATTCGACGGCGCGTCCATCCGCGATATCGCACAGACAGCAGGTCTGAGCCTCTCTGCGCTCTACTACTACTTCCCATCCAAGCAGGAAGCTCTCTACGAGCTCGTCCACACCGCGTACACCTGGTACGTCGAGCACTGCCGAGCGGTCATCGCCGACGTCGATGATGATCCGGTCGGTCAGCTGGCCGTGGCCGTACGCTACCTCGCCCGCTATCGCATGGAAAACGTCTCGGTCTCCACCGTGCTGCTGCGCGACACCGAACGCCTCACCGGCGACAACGCGGTCCGCGTCAAGGAACTCCAGCG encodes:
- a CDS encoding TetR/AcrR family transcriptional regulator, with amino-acid sequence MRSTNGRNNILRSARDTFADKGFDGASIRDIAQTAGLSLSALYYYFPSKQEALYELVHTAYTWYVEHCRAVIADVDDDPVGQLAVAVRYLARYRMENVSVSTVLLRDTERLTGDNAVRVKELQREAREIMGDIVQAGIDAGTFRVNSAALATRAIHSICNSLSLWYRPTGDLTPDMIERDFTQYSLRILGIDPDEAELDRLLALPVNQAGMLDFIADTK